A part of Planococcus sp. MB-3u-03 genomic DNA contains:
- the sigX gene encoding RNA polymerase sigma factor SigX, which translates to MNDSVFHRLYDQYHQDVFQFLVYLVKDRHVAEDLMHEVYVRVLRAYDRFQGKSSEKTWLFSIAKNVAIDHFRKTAVRKKHSMDFFDWETQQLVSTEKIPEEVSLLNEDKIRLYQMLDLCTGDQKLVIIMRYFQDLSIAETAEVLEWSEGKVKTTQHRAIRSLRQKLLEAEGGGEYAE; encoded by the coding sequence GTGAATGACTCCGTGTTTCATCGGCTGTACGATCAATACCATCAGGATGTCTTTCAGTTTTTGGTGTATTTAGTGAAGGACCGGCATGTGGCAGAAGATCTGATGCATGAAGTTTATGTGAGGGTACTGCGCGCTTATGACCGGTTCCAAGGAAAGAGTTCGGAAAAGACCTGGCTCTTTTCGATCGCCAAAAATGTCGCCATCGACCATTTCCGCAAGACCGCAGTAAGGAAAAAGCATTCGATGGATTTCTTCGACTGGGAAACCCAACAATTGGTTTCAACTGAAAAAATACCGGAAGAAGTTTCATTGCTCAATGAAGACAAGATCCGCTTATACCAAATGCTCGATTTGTGTACAGGCGACCAGAAGCTGGTCATCATCATGCGTTATTTCCAAGATCTCTCCATTGCGGAAACTGCTGAAGTCCTGGAGTGGTCGGAAGGCAAAGTCAAAACGACACAGCACCGGGCAATCCGGTCCCTCCGCCAAAAATTACTAGAAGCAGAAGGGGGAGGAGAATATGCCGAATGA
- a CDS encoding ATP-binding protein codes for MNRIWNSIVGKLWVTILLLVSFVLFIVTVLLLEFLGNFHSETVEEALHNEANMIARIFNDHSGEGNLSIVDEVLGPETNAVIAEEPGEISYYLHDGLNGEEIREKIVSENEFQKVFESDDTVTKEMLLPSLSEADRMESYIVMASPLQTSDELHGTVFIYQSLEVMDRTAERTTNIVFLSAFIALLLTTFFAFFLSTRITSPLRNMREGAFELAKGNFDTKVKVSSGDEIGQLAIAFNQMGRQLKHHLEVINQEKEQLSSILTSMADAVITFNQDKTILLNNPPAEKLLQQWLFKDGTTDANALPSEMLHMLDHVLTFQEEIEEELEIEGAYYAVNFSPLYSGESVRGAVAVLHNMTEQHRLEKLREDFIANVSHELRTPIAMLQGYSEALLDDVGASEEERNEMTKIIYEESQRMGRLVTDLLNLARLESGHMRLYKELVQFNNAIERMSLKFSQAAKEKGIELSFTTELDDWAAAELDEDRIEQVMTNLIDNALRHTPQGGQVHVHVENMGDYAKVSINDTGAGITEKDLEFVFERFYKADKARTLGKGGTGLGLAIASNIIKAHSGEIRAESKFGEGTSFIFTLPLKAM; via the coding sequence ATGAATAGAATATGGAATAGCATCGTCGGGAAGCTGTGGGTAACCATTTTGCTTCTCGTTTCCTTTGTCCTTTTTATCGTGACGGTGCTGCTGTTGGAGTTTCTCGGGAACTTCCATAGCGAGACAGTGGAAGAAGCGCTTCACAACGAAGCGAATATGATAGCCCGGATCTTCAATGACCACTCCGGGGAAGGCAATTTATCGATCGTCGACGAAGTATTAGGGCCCGAAACCAATGCAGTCATCGCCGAAGAACCGGGGGAAATCTCGTATTATTTGCATGATGGCTTGAATGGCGAGGAAATCAGGGAAAAGATCGTCAGCGAAAACGAATTTCAAAAAGTATTTGAAAGCGATGATACGGTAACGAAAGAAATGCTGCTGCCATCCTTGTCGGAAGCAGACCGCATGGAATCGTATATCGTCATGGCGTCGCCTCTTCAAACAAGCGATGAGCTTCACGGCACGGTTTTCATTTACCAATCATTGGAAGTTATGGACCGCACTGCTGAAAGAACAACCAATATCGTTTTCCTATCCGCGTTTATCGCGTTATTATTGACGACGTTTTTCGCATTTTTCCTATCGACCCGGATCACCTCCCCGCTGCGCAATATGCGCGAAGGGGCATTTGAATTGGCGAAAGGGAATTTCGACACAAAAGTGAAAGTATCTTCCGGAGATGAAATCGGCCAATTGGCGATCGCCTTTAATCAGATGGGCCGCCAGTTAAAGCATCATCTCGAAGTGATCAACCAGGAGAAAGAGCAATTATCGAGCATCTTGACTTCGATGGCGGATGCCGTAATCACCTTCAATCAGGATAAGACGATCCTGTTGAACAATCCGCCAGCAGAGAAGCTGCTGCAGCAATGGCTCTTCAAAGACGGCACGACCGATGCCAATGCGCTGCCATCGGAAATGCTCCATATGCTCGACCATGTCCTGACATTCCAGGAGGAAATTGAGGAAGAGCTTGAAATCGAAGGCGCCTATTATGCGGTCAATTTCAGCCCGCTATACAGCGGAGAAAGCGTACGCGGGGCGGTGGCTGTGCTCCATAACATGACGGAACAGCATCGCCTTGAGAAGCTGCGTGAAGATTTCATCGCCAATGTATCCCACGAACTGCGGACGCCGATCGCCATGCTGCAGGGCTATAGCGAAGCCTTATTGGATGACGTCGGTGCAAGCGAAGAAGAGCGCAACGAAATGACCAAGATCATCTACGAGGAATCCCAGCGCATGGGCCGACTCGTCACGGACCTATTGAACTTGGCACGATTGGAATCAGGCCATATGCGCCTCTACAAAGAATTGGTGCAGTTCAATAATGCCATCGAGCGGATGAGCTTGAAATTCAGCCAAGCCGCGAAAGAAAAAGGCATCGAACTGAGCTTCACGACAGAACTCGATGACTGGGCGGCAGCCGAACTCGACGAAGACCGCATCGAACAGGTCATGACGAATTTGATCGATAATGCACTTCGCCACACTCCGCAGGGAGGGCAAGTGCATGTGCATGTCGAAAACATGGGAGACTACGCAAAAGTTTCGATCAACGATACCGGGGCCGGAATTACAGAGAAAGACCTGGAATTCGTCTTTGAGCGTTTCTATAAAGCCGATAAGGCAAGGACGCTCGGCAAAGGCGGCACAGGGCTCGGGCTCGCGATTGCCAGCAATATCATCAAAGCGCATTCGGGAGAAATCCGCGCCGAAAGCAAATTCGGCGAAGGCACTTCGTTCATCTTCACATTGCCGCTGAAGGCGATGTAA
- a CDS encoding response regulator transcription factor, producing the protein MSEEITILVVDDEERIRRLLKMYLEREGYMVEEAENGVEALEKAVEKDYHCILLDLMMPEKDGIEVATELRETKMTPIIMLTAKGEEANRVEGFESGADDYIVKPFSPREVVLRVKAILRRSSAYSPSTSSTVSKDLVVFPHLTIDHDAHRVTADGVEVNLTPKEYELLYFLAKSPDKVFDREHLLKEVWHYDFFGDLRTVDTHVKRLREKLNRVSESAAKMIVTVWGVGYKFEVGNE; encoded by the coding sequence ATGTCTGAAGAAATTACAATTCTTGTAGTGGATGATGAAGAGAGGATCCGCCGCCTGTTGAAGATGTATCTCGAGCGTGAAGGATATATGGTGGAAGAAGCCGAAAACGGCGTGGAAGCATTGGAAAAAGCAGTGGAGAAGGATTACCATTGCATCCTGCTTGATCTCATGATGCCGGAAAAAGACGGCATCGAAGTGGCAACCGAACTTCGGGAGACGAAAATGACGCCGATCATCATGCTGACGGCCAAAGGCGAGGAAGCAAACCGCGTGGAAGGGTTTGAATCCGGAGCGGATGACTATATCGTCAAGCCGTTCAGCCCGCGGGAAGTCGTGCTGCGCGTAAAAGCGATTTTGCGCCGGTCGTCTGCTTATTCGCCTTCTACAAGTTCGACTGTCTCAAAAGACTTGGTCGTCTTTCCTCATCTGACGATCGACCACGATGCGCACCGCGTGACAGCAGACGGCGTGGAAGTGAATTTGACGCCGAAAGAATACGAACTTTTATATTTCCTGGCAAAATCCCCGGATAAAGTGTTCGACCGGGAACATTTACTCAAAGAAGTATGGCATTATGACTTTTTCGGCGATTTGCGTACCGTGGATACCCATGTCAAACGCTTGCGGGAGAAATTGAACCGCGTCTCCGAATCCGCCGCTAAGATGATCGTCACCGTATGGGGTGTCGGATACAAATTCGAGGTCGGCAATGAATAG